One genomic segment of Mycolicibacterium gilvum includes these proteins:
- the trpC gene encoding indole-3-glycerol phosphate synthase TrpC has product MGSATVLDSILEGVRADVAAREAVVSLAEVKARAERAPAPLDVMAALRAPGIAVIAEVKRASPSRGELASIADPAELASAYESGGARAISVLTEQRRFNGSLDDLDAVRAAVSIPVLRKDFIVRPYQIHEARAHGADLLLLIVAALEQPALESLLERTESLGMTALVEVHTEEEADRALQAGASLIGVNARNLKTLEVDRDCFARIAPGLPTNVIKIAESGVRGTADLLAYAGAGADGVLVGEGLVTSGDPRSAVADLVTAGTHPSCPKPAR; this is encoded by the coding sequence ATGGGTTCGGCGACCGTCCTCGATTCCATCCTCGAGGGAGTGCGCGCTGACGTCGCTGCCCGCGAGGCTGTCGTCAGCTTGGCCGAGGTCAAAGCGAGAGCTGAGCGCGCGCCTGCGCCGCTCGACGTCATGGCCGCGCTTCGCGCGCCGGGCATCGCGGTGATCGCCGAGGTGAAGCGGGCCAGCCCGTCACGCGGCGAGCTGGCGTCGATCGCCGATCCCGCCGAACTGGCCAGCGCCTACGAGAGCGGCGGAGCGCGCGCGATCAGCGTGCTGACCGAGCAGCGCCGCTTCAACGGATCGCTCGACGACCTGGACGCGGTCCGCGCGGCGGTGTCGATTCCGGTGCTGCGCAAGGACTTCATCGTCCGGCCCTACCAGATCCACGAGGCGCGGGCGCACGGCGCCGATCTGCTGCTGCTCATCGTGGCGGCGCTGGAGCAGCCCGCCCTGGAGTCGCTGCTGGAACGCACCGAGTCTCTCGGGATGACCGCGCTGGTCGAGGTGCACACCGAGGAAGAGGCGGATCGCGCACTGCAGGCGGGTGCCTCGCTCATCGGCGTGAACGCTCGCAACCTCAAGACCCTTGAGGTCGACAGGGACTGCTTCGCGCGCATCGCGCCGGGTCTGCCCACCAACGTGATCAAGATCGCCGAGTCGGGCGTGCGCGGTACCGCCGACCTGCTCGCCTACGCCGGGGCCGGCGCCGACGGTGTTCTCGTCGGCGAGGGCCTGGTGACCAGCGGCGACCCGCGCAGCGCGGTGGCCGACCTGGTGACCGCCGGTACCCATCCGTCCTGCCCGAAACCCGCTCGCTAA
- the trpB gene encoding tryptophan synthase subunit beta — MVDFAGPDLPRASAAVAEPTPHDPDARGHFGAYGGRLVPEALMAVIEEVTAAYEKARSDQTFLDELDRLQRHYTGRPSPLYEAERLSEHAGGARIFLKREDLNHTGSHKINNVLGQALLAKQMGKTRVIAETGAGQHGVATATACALLGLECVIYMGAVDTARQALNVARMRLLGASVVSVESGSKTLKDAINETFRDWVADADNTYYCFGTAAGPHPFPMMVRDFQRVIGMEARAQMLDQAGRLPDAVVACVGGGSNAIGIFHAFIDDPGVDLIGYEAAGDGVETGRHAATFTGGSPGAFQGSFSYLLQDEDGQTIESHSISAGLDYPGVGPEHALLKDVGRARYLPITDSEAMDALSLLSRTEGIIPAIESAHAIAGALKLGVERGPGTVILVNLSGRGDKDVETAAKWFGLMEDGAR, encoded by the coding sequence GTGGTCGATTTCGCCGGCCCCGACCTGCCGCGCGCCAGCGCCGCGGTCGCTGAGCCCACCCCGCACGACCCCGACGCCCGAGGCCACTTCGGCGCCTACGGCGGACGGTTGGTTCCCGAGGCGCTGATGGCGGTTATCGAGGAGGTGACCGCGGCGTATGAGAAGGCACGCAGCGACCAGACGTTCCTCGATGAACTCGACCGCCTGCAACGCCACTACACCGGCCGCCCGTCACCGCTCTACGAAGCCGAACGGCTCAGCGAGCACGCGGGCGGTGCGCGGATCTTCCTGAAACGAGAAGACCTCAACCACACCGGATCTCACAAGATCAACAACGTGCTGGGGCAGGCGCTGCTGGCCAAGCAGATGGGCAAGACCCGGGTCATCGCCGAGACCGGTGCCGGGCAGCACGGCGTGGCGACCGCGACCGCGTGCGCGCTGCTGGGCCTGGAATGTGTCATCTACATGGGCGCGGTGGACACCGCCCGACAGGCGCTGAACGTGGCCAGGATGCGTCTGCTCGGAGCCTCGGTGGTGTCCGTCGAGTCGGGCTCGAAGACGTTGAAGGACGCCATCAACGAGACGTTCCGGGACTGGGTCGCCGACGCCGACAACACGTACTACTGCTTCGGCACGGCGGCCGGACCGCACCCGTTCCCGATGATGGTGCGCGACTTCCAGCGCGTCATCGGGATGGAAGCCCGTGCGCAGATGCTCGATCAGGCGGGACGCCTGCCCGACGCCGTCGTCGCCTGTGTCGGAGGCGGATCGAACGCGATCGGGATCTTCCACGCGTTCATCGACGACCCGGGCGTCGACCTGATCGGGTACGAGGCGGCGGGCGACGGCGTCGAAACCGGACGTCACGCCGCGACGTTCACCGGCGGATCGCCCGGCGCGTTCCAGGGCTCGTTCTCGTACCTGTTGCAGGACGAGGACGGACAGACCATCGAATCCCATTCGATCTCAGCAGGTTTGGACTATCCCGGTGTCGGGCCGGAGCACGCGCTGCTCAAGGACGTGGGTCGTGCGCGGTATCTTCCGATCACCGACAGCGAGGCGATGGACGCGCTGTCGCTGTTGAGCCGTACCGAAGGCATCATCCCGGCCATCGAGTCCGCGCATGCGATCGCCGGAGCGCTCAAGCTCGGCGTCGAGCGGGGCCCCGGAACGGTGATCTTGGTCAACCTGTCTGGTCGGGGCGACAAGGACGTCGAGACGGCGGCGAAGTGGTTCGGTCTGATGGAGGACGGGGCACGATGA
- the trpA gene encoding tryptophan synthase subunit alpha: MSRLAGLFDSCRAEGRSGLIGYLPTGFPDVDTSIQAMVALVESGCDIVEVGVAYSDPGMDGPVIAAATEVALRGGVRVHDAFRAVEAISNAGGKAVVMTYWNPVLRKGVDTFARDLASAGGLGLITPDLIPDEADDWFAASEAHDLDRIFLVAPSSTPERLAETVQASRGFVYAASTMGVTGARDAVSNAAPELVARVKAISDIPVGVGLGVRSREQAAEIGAYADGVIVGSALVSALKEGIPAVRSLTAELADGVRQRITA, from the coding sequence ATGAGCCGGCTGGCCGGGCTGTTCGACTCCTGCCGTGCCGAGGGCCGTTCGGGGCTGATCGGCTATCTGCCCACCGGGTTTCCGGATGTCGACACGTCGATCCAGGCGATGGTCGCGCTGGTCGAGTCTGGCTGCGACATCGTCGAGGTGGGTGTCGCATACTCGGACCCCGGCATGGACGGTCCGGTCATCGCGGCGGCGACCGAAGTCGCGCTGCGCGGCGGCGTCCGGGTGCACGACGCGTTCCGCGCTGTCGAGGCGATCAGCAATGCCGGCGGCAAGGCGGTCGTAATGACGTACTGGAATCCGGTGTTGCGCAAGGGAGTCGACACGTTCGCCCGTGACCTGGCGTCGGCAGGCGGGCTCGGGTTGATCACGCCGGACCTGATCCCCGACGAGGCCGACGACTGGTTCGCCGCCTCCGAGGCACACGATCTGGACCGGATCTTCCTGGTGGCCCCGTCGTCGACGCCGGAGCGTCTCGCCGAGACGGTGCAGGCGTCCCGCGGATTCGTCTACGCGGCGTCCACGATGGGCGTCACCGGCGCACGCGACGCGGTGTCCAACGCCGCGCCGGAGCTCGTCGCGCGCGTGAAGGCCATCTCGGACATCCCGGTCGGTGTGGGGCTGGGCGTGCGCTCCCGTGAGCAGGCAGCAGAGATCGGCGCCTACGCCGACGGCGTCATCGTCGGATCGGCACTGGTGTCGGCGCTCAAGGAGGGCATCCCCGCGGTGCGCTCGCTGACAGCGGAACTTGCAGACGGCGTACGGCAGAGGATCACTGCGTGA
- the lgt gene encoding prolipoprotein diacylglyceryl transferase: MTTTVLAYIPSPPQGVWYLGPFPLRAYALCIIVGIVAALVIGDRRWVARGGEPGVIYDIALWAVPFGLIGGRLYHVITDWPTYFGEGGAGPAAALRIWDGGLGIWGAVALGAVGAWIACRRRGIPLPAFGDAIAPGIVLAQAIGRLGNYFNQELYGRETTVPWGLEIYERRNSAGVLDSLNGISTGELIGVVHPTFLYELLWNLLVFAVLILVDRRFKIGHGRLFALYVAGYCAGRFWIELMRSDTATLLAGIRVNTFTATFVFVAAVVYVIVAPKGREAPESLRGNQDAESDVEDLAKDVALASAVGVVAAATVAGEDEKRDGGGSPPGGLGSVEGDEALEAAGGASAANESAVEGAADAADLVALLEASEDVEVADGAVEPQEVDAPPVPDEAGGLGAVEGEEAAEAAAGAGAARASVSDDAEALTDADADADAETAAVEDAPEVHEAAVEGEAEAEELAAEAEVAEVDADALTDVDAETEAAGLGSVDGDEVAAAVEDAPEVHEAAVEGEAEAEELAAEAEVEAVAAEVAEVDADALNDADDDVDAETEAAVEGEAEAEELAPEADAEAQVAAEVAEVDAETLTGADEDVDAEALTDADAEAAGLGSVDGDEVAAAVEDAPEVHEAAVEGEAEAEELAADADAEALNDADAEAEALTDAETEAAGVGSVDGDEVAAAVEDAPEVHEAAVEGEAEAEELAADADAEAVAEVAEIDAEALNDADADADADADADADTDADTDAETEAAGLGSMDGDEVAAAVEDAPEAHEAVEGVAEVDAEALTDAEPEESDAEGEPEGPALPTSEHSPYTVVTESSSEPAQSGPAGLVRQWIRRRRNR, encoded by the coding sequence GTGACGACGACGGTACTGGCCTACATCCCGAGTCCACCTCAGGGCGTTTGGTACCTCGGCCCGTTCCCGCTCCGCGCCTACGCGCTGTGCATCATCGTCGGCATCGTCGCCGCACTGGTGATCGGCGACCGCCGCTGGGTCGCACGTGGCGGGGAACCCGGCGTCATCTACGACATCGCGTTGTGGGCGGTGCCTTTCGGCCTCATCGGCGGCCGGCTCTACCACGTCATCACGGACTGGCCCACCTACTTCGGTGAGGGTGGCGCCGGTCCCGCTGCGGCCCTGCGGATCTGGGACGGCGGACTCGGCATCTGGGGAGCGGTCGCGCTCGGCGCCGTCGGCGCCTGGATCGCGTGTCGCCGCCGGGGGATACCGCTGCCTGCTTTCGGGGACGCGATCGCCCCGGGAATCGTTCTGGCCCAGGCCATCGGCCGGCTCGGCAACTACTTCAACCAGGAACTCTACGGCCGGGAGACCACTGTCCCGTGGGGTCTGGAGATCTACGAGCGTCGCAATTCCGCGGGCGTGCTCGACTCCCTCAACGGCATCTCGACCGGTGAGTTGATCGGGGTCGTTCACCCGACGTTCCTGTACGAGTTGCTGTGGAACCTGCTGGTTTTCGCGGTGCTGATCCTGGTGGATCGTCGGTTCAAGATCGGTCACGGCCGGTTGTTCGCGCTGTATGTCGCGGGCTACTGCGCGGGACGTTTCTGGATTGAGCTGATGCGCAGTGACACGGCGACGCTGCTGGCCGGAATTCGGGTCAACACCTTCACGGCCACCTTCGTGTTCGTCGCCGCCGTGGTCTACGTCATCGTGGCGCCGAAGGGCAGGGAAGCTCCCGAGTCGCTGCGCGGAAATCAGGACGCCGAGTCCGACGTCGAGGACCTCGCCAAAGATGTGGCTCTGGCATCCGCGGTCGGAGTCGTCGCAGCAGCGACGGTCGCCGGCGAGGATGAGAAGCGGGATGGCGGCGGATCGCCGCCCGGTGGGCTGGGTTCGGTCGAAGGCGATGAAGCGCTGGAAGCGGCCGGGGGTGCATCGGCCGCCAATGAGTCCGCCGTCGAAGGGGCGGCCGACGCGGCGGACCTCGTCGCATTGCTCGAAGCCTCGGAGGATGTCGAGGTCGCGGACGGCGCAGTCGAACCCCAAGAAGTCGACGCACCTCCGGTACCCGATGAGGCCGGTGGTCTCGGCGCGGTCGAAGGTGAGGAGGCGGCCGAAGCTGCCGCCGGCGCCGGTGCTGCCCGCGCGTCGGTATCAGATGATGCGGAGGCGTTGACCGACGCCGATGCCGATGCCGATGCCGAAACCGCGGCCGTCGAGGATGCGCCGGAGGTTCACGAGGCTGCGGTCGAGGGTGAGGCCGAGGCTGAGGAGCTGGCTGCTGAGGCTGAGGTTGCCGAAGTTGATGCGGACGCTTTGACCGACGTCGATGCCGAGACCGAGGCTGCGGGTCTGGGTTCGGTCGATGGCGATGAGGTGGCTGCGGCCGTCGAGGATGCGCCGGAGGTTCACGAGGCTGCGGTCGAGGGTGAGGCCGAGGCCGAGGAGCTGGCTGCTGAGGCAGAGGTTGAGGCCGTCGCCGCTGAGGTTGCCGAAGTTGATGCCGACGCTTTGAACGACGCCGACGACGATGTGGATGCCGAGACCGAGGCTGCGGTCGAAGGTGAGGCCGAGGCCGAAGAACTGGCTCCCGAGGCTGACGCGGAAGCTCAAGTGGCCGCCGAGGTTGCCGAGGTTGATGCGGAGACTTTGACCGGCGCCGACGAAGATGTGGACGCCGAGGCCTTGACCGATGCCGACGCCGAGGCTGCGGGTCTGGGTTCGGTGGATGGTGATGAGGTGGCTGCGGCGGTTGAGGATGCGCCGGAGGTTCACGAGGCTGCGGTCGAAGGTGAGGCCGAAGCCGAGGAGCTGGCTGCCGATGCTGACGCTGAGGCTTTGAACGACGCCGACGCCGAGGCCGAGGCTTTGACCGACGCCGAGACCGAGGCTGCGGGTGTGGGTTCGGTGGATGGTGATGAGGTGGCTGCGGCGGTTGAGGATGCGCCGGAGGTTCATGAGGCTGCGGTCGAAGGTGAGGCCGAGGCTGAAGAACTGGCTGCCGATGCTGACGCTGAGGCCGTCGCTGAGGTTGCCGAGATTGATGCTGAGGCTTTGAACGACGCCGACGCCGACGCCGACGCCGATGCCGATGCCGACGCCGATACCGACGCCGATACCGATGCCGAGACCGAGGCTGCTGGTCTGGGCTCGATGGATGGTGATGAGGTGGCCGCGGCGGTTGAGGATGCGCCGGAGGCTCACGAGGCTGTCGAGGGTGTTGCCGAAGTTGATGCTGAGGCGTTGACCGATGCTGAGCCGGAGGAGTCGGACGCCGAGGGCGAACCCGAAGGCCCGGCGTTGCCGACGTCTGAACATTCTCCTTACACGGTGGTCACCGAGTCGTCGTCTGAGCCTGCTCAGTCGGGACCCGCAGGCCTTGTGCGCCAATGGATTCGTCGGCGCCGTAACCGCTGA
- a CDS encoding HNH endonuclease signature motif containing protein, whose translation MFEAAGPADLVDAMTSAARCESRAAAERLAAVASLYRVRKSMYVEAGLWRTDVFEAVAAEVSAAQNISRWRAGSQVRMAVSLYERLPQVAEVFYRGDIDQRMAQLTLSRTETVDDAIIAELDAALARRIVKWMRFSKDKLRDRLDQWVAKFDPAGVRVPPAAKDNRYFDVTPDVPGMAFAGGVLTARDAAALDQRLEAMADTVCANDPRTWNQRRADAAGALGRGEATLACQCGGDDCPAAALRESAAKVVIHILAEQATVEGRSDDPGYLSGFGVLPAEEVRAAARTAKLVPVSQPGTEPETGYKPSAKLRDYLRWRDLTCRFPGCDAPVEGCDVDHTTPWPFGVTHASGTKHYCRTHHLIKTFYGGPSGWRDAQSPDGTVVVIAPTGHVYSTEAHGAGLFPKLAEPTAPLPPPTSTQEPSDKSAMMPRRKRTREQDRRARIERERRQRIELDAEEERQRQAWLAETHEPPPF comes from the coding sequence ATGTTCGAAGCGGCGGGTCCGGCAGACCTCGTGGACGCGATGACGTCTGCTGCGCGGTGCGAATCGCGCGCTGCTGCCGAGCGTCTCGCGGCCGTCGCATCGCTGTACCGCGTGCGCAAGAGCATGTACGTCGAGGCGGGTCTGTGGCGTACCGACGTGTTCGAGGCTGTTGCCGCCGAAGTGTCGGCGGCGCAGAACATCAGCCGTTGGCGTGCCGGAAGCCAAGTACGAATGGCGGTGTCGCTGTATGAACGCCTGCCTCAGGTCGCGGAGGTGTTCTACCGGGGCGACATCGACCAGCGCATGGCGCAGCTGACCCTGTCGCGCACCGAAACCGTCGACGACGCGATCATCGCCGAGCTCGATGCGGCGTTGGCCCGACGCATCGTCAAGTGGATGCGGTTTTCGAAAGACAAGCTGAGAGATCGCCTGGATCAGTGGGTGGCCAAATTCGACCCCGCAGGCGTGCGCGTACCTCCGGCCGCCAAAGACAACCGGTATTTCGATGTGACGCCGGACGTACCCGGCATGGCCTTCGCCGGAGGCGTGCTGACGGCACGAGATGCGGCGGCGCTGGACCAGCGCCTGGAGGCCATGGCGGACACGGTGTGCGCCAACGACCCTCGGACCTGGAACCAGCGCCGCGCCGATGCTGCCGGCGCTCTGGGCCGCGGGGAGGCGACGCTGGCCTGCCAGTGCGGCGGTGATGATTGCCCCGCCGCCGCGTTGCGTGAGTCGGCAGCCAAGGTGGTCATCCACATCCTGGCCGAGCAGGCGACGGTCGAGGGCCGCAGTGACGACCCGGGCTACCTGTCGGGTTTCGGCGTATTGCCGGCCGAGGAGGTTCGCGCGGCGGCCAGGACGGCGAAGCTGGTCCCTGTCAGCCAGCCCGGTACCGAACCCGAGACCGGGTACAAGCCGTCGGCGAAGCTACGTGACTATCTGCGCTGGCGGGATCTGACGTGCCGCTTCCCGGGTTGCGACGCCCCGGTGGAAGGCTGCGATGTCGACCACACGACGCCGTGGCCGTTCGGAGTCACCCATGCGTCGGGGACCAAGCATTACTGCAGGACACATCATTTGATCAAGACTTTCTACGGCGGACCGTCCGGCTGGCGTGATGCGCAGAGCCCCGATGGCACCGTCGTGGTGATCGCCCCGACGGGACACGTGTACAGCACCGAGGCACACGGTGCCGGTCTGTTCCCGAAGCTCGCCGAACCGACGGCGCCGCTGCCGCCGCCGACCTCGACGCAGGAACCGTCGGACAAGTCGGCGATGATGCCGCGACGCAAGCGAACCCGCGAACAGGACCGCCGCGCCCGGATTGAGCGTGAACGGCGGCAGCGCATCGAGCTCGACGCCGAGGAAGAACGTCAGCGCCAGGCCTGGCTCGCCGAAACCCACGAACCGCCACCCTTCTGA
- a CDS encoding TM2 domain-containing protein — protein MTEPPFSGNEGADKYPPPPQQPGYVPPGSQYVPPPPGAYPPSGAYPPPVQGGYPGGYPGSYVDPMAPYGRHPLTGEPLSDKSKTVAGLLQLLGIFGFLGIGRMYIGQVGFGVAQLVGCLVLGAVTCGVGFIVPVIWGIVDAVLMFTDKVRDPQGRPLRDGT, from the coding sequence ATGACCGAGCCCCCGTTCAGTGGCAACGAAGGCGCAGATAAGTATCCGCCTCCGCCGCAGCAACCGGGCTACGTGCCGCCCGGCTCCCAGTATGTGCCGCCCCCGCCGGGTGCCTACCCCCCGTCGGGGGCTTACCCGCCACCGGTGCAGGGCGGCTACCCCGGTGGATATCCGGGCAGCTACGTCGACCCGATGGCGCCCTATGGTCGGCATCCTCTGACCGGTGAACCGCTGTCGGACAAGTCGAAGACCGTCGCCGGCCTCCTCCAACTCCTCGGCATCTTCGGCTTCCTTGGGATCGGCCGCATGTACATCGGTCAGGTCGGTTTCGGGGTCGCTCAGCTGGTCGGATGCCTGGTGCTCGGTGCCGTCACCTGCGGTGTGGGATTCATCGTCCCCGTGATCTGGGGGATCGTCGACGCGGTCCTGATGTTCACCGACAAGGTGCGCGATCCGCAGGGGCGTCCACTGCGCGATGGCACCTAG
- a CDS encoding DUF2752 domain-containing protein, with the protein MAPSPALSTRTRWALGSAAGAVGIGAFAYIGLGDPHRPGFFPPCPFLEMTGWLCPGCGGLRMTHDLLHGDIAAAFVDNAFILIGVPLLIVWALIRRRQSLRVFTVSAFAVIFAAVIGWTIVRNLPGFPLVPTLLTG; encoded by the coding sequence ATGGCACCTAGCCCGGCGCTGAGCACCCGGACGCGGTGGGCGCTCGGGTCGGCGGCAGGCGCGGTGGGAATCGGTGCATTCGCCTACATCGGCCTCGGCGACCCGCACCGCCCGGGCTTCTTCCCGCCGTGCCCGTTTCTCGAGATGACCGGCTGGCTGTGCCCGGGGTGCGGCGGCCTGCGCATGACCCACGACCTTCTCCACGGCGACATCGCAGCCGCATTCGTGGACAACGCCTTCATCCTCATCGGAGTGCCGCTGCTGATCGTCTGGGCGTTGATCCGTCGTCGCCAGTCCCTGCGGGTGTTCACCGTGTCCGCCTTCGCTGTGATCTTCGCCGCTGTGATCGGGTGGACGATCGTCCGTAACCTACCCGGATTCCCGCTGGTCCCGACCCTTCTCACCGGGTGA